A genome region from Halarchaeum grantii includes the following:
- a CDS encoding metallophosphoesterase family protein → MAQYTEWQMGALDPDAIPENDRFETPLTLRVVALDHPDDGRRDAELTVADTDGNTLTLSIWTTHEVDVDWRVGHRYRLKNVRAKQWTSNGETHSLLSSTRNLTATDLGATTDSAVHLLVIGDTHIGYRHREAKPAWAHDSDGRAGFTNALSLARNLDVDAVVHAGDIFDHGVTQADALEATQALADLHADGIPFHYVVGNHDTKTGLAELDAFTTKTDVDHHLHRAPVPLSSDDLDVALYGIDHTNGRLDDVDLEATVSSYFGTNVLVLHQTPSPIVDDDGDLLYSDGVDVRPLLDIDGASINLVVTGHLHVPAQGMVRGTDVPALITGPTIPISTLDRNTTPCAWLVTVTDDGIDITRYPLNE, encoded by the coding sequence GTGGCGCAGTATACCGAGTGGCAGATGGGCGCGCTCGACCCCGACGCCATCCCGGAGAACGACCGCTTCGAGACACCGCTCACGCTCCGCGTCGTCGCACTCGACCATCCTGACGATGGCCGTCGCGACGCCGAGCTCACGGTCGCCGATACCGATGGGAACACACTCACCCTCTCGATCTGGACGACGCACGAGGTCGACGTCGACTGGCGCGTCGGCCACCGCTATCGACTCAAAAACGTCCGCGCGAAGCAGTGGACGAGTAATGGAGAGACCCACTCTCTGCTGAGTAGTACGCGCAATCTCACCGCCACCGATCTCGGCGCCACCACGGACTCGGCCGTCCACCTCCTCGTCATCGGCGACACGCATATCGGCTATCGACACCGGGAGGCAAAACCCGCGTGGGCACACGATAGCGACGGTCGCGCTGGATTCACGAACGCGCTCTCGCTCGCCCGGAATCTCGACGTCGACGCCGTCGTCCACGCAGGCGACATCTTCGACCACGGCGTCACCCAGGCCGACGCGCTCGAGGCGACGCAGGCGCTCGCGGACCTCCACGCTGACGGCATTCCCTTCCACTACGTCGTCGGCAACCACGACACGAAGACGGGCCTCGCCGAACTCGACGCGTTCACCACCAAGACGGACGTCGATCACCACCTGCATCGCGCTCCCGTACCGCTCAGCAGTGATGACCTCGACGTCGCGCTCTACGGCATCGACCACACCAACGGTCGTCTCGACGACGTCGACCTCGAGGCCACCGTCTCGAGTTACTTCGGCACGAACGTCCTCGTCCTCCACCAAACACCCTCTCCCATCGTCGACGACGACGGAGACCTGCTCTACTCGGACGGCGTCGACGTCCGACCCCTCCTCGACATCGACGGTGCCTCCATCAACCTCGTCGTCACCGGCCATCTCCACGTTCCCGCCCAAGGTATGGTTCGAGGCACCGACGTTCCCGCACTCATCACCGGCCCGACCATCCCGATCAGCACACTTGATCGGAATACGACTCCCTGCGCGTGGCTCGTCACCGTCACCGACGACGGAATCGACATCACACGGTACCCGCTCAACGAATAG
- a CDS encoding polysaccharide biosynthesis C-terminal domain-containing protein yields MSEDSNQNILSDFLRDFGIYSVSRFAPTFLGFIALIAFTHFFDTGSYGRYALTTVFITVFATGLFDWLKQAVLRFDSGPDNIIPTTLAILLVLLATSIILGIGGYIIFRSRLGAYRPFYIAGIAALTTLGTFEVCRSIFQARLQSKEVMKYQTLKAIIRHGLGLGISLLIFNSIVGWVWAMAIGCGLAVVLMISQFDIQKIGFNKTIAKRLTGYGFPMLGWLFGLTLLTFIDRVLLEYFSTASAVGIYSANYTLIQTGLPLVLAPVIEASHPVIMQEWNGENHEKIADLIARYSRYFLILGIPATIFAAVISRPLSILALGTDFRAGYVIIPIIAVSLFIWNFAMIGHKGLEVQDETGLMSFGIGLAVLANIVLNYIAIPLYGFLGAAVATLISTGIYTIYAYLMSIRTVQWEIPKSTVFRVGLSGLLMSLISGSGYLFPDWSVAGPVISGLSGGIGYLALLILLGEFDEKEIGKISYIIDYVRL; encoded by the coding sequence ATGAGTGAGGATTCAAACCAAAATATATTAAGCGATTTCTTAAGAGATTTCGGTATCTATTCAGTCAGTCGTTTTGCACCTACCTTCCTAGGGTTTATTGCACTAATCGCGTTCACTCATTTTTTCGATACTGGGTCATATGGTAGATATGCACTCACCACCGTATTTATCACCGTCTTCGCAACCGGACTCTTTGACTGGTTGAAGCAGGCAGTGCTACGGTTCGATTCTGGACCGGACAATATAATTCCAACAACCCTCGCTATCTTGTTAGTACTCCTTGCAACATCGATTATCCTCGGAATTGGTGGCTATATTATATTCAGATCTAGGCTCGGTGCTTATCGCCCCTTCTATATTGCTGGAATTGCAGCGCTCACAACTCTTGGTACATTTGAAGTATGTCGATCAATTTTCCAAGCCAGACTCCAGTCAAAGGAGGTAATGAAGTATCAAACACTAAAAGCGATTATTCGACACGGACTTGGGCTTGGCATATCATTACTTATTTTCAATAGTATTGTGGGCTGGGTCTGGGCAATGGCAATTGGATGTGGGCTGGCGGTTGTTTTGATGATATCTCAGTTTGATATTCAGAAAATAGGATTCAACAAGACAATCGCAAAACGTCTTACAGGTTATGGATTTCCAATGTTGGGCTGGCTTTTCGGTTTAACACTGCTGACTTTTATTGATCGAGTTCTCTTAGAATATTTTTCAACAGCCTCTGCTGTCGGTATCTATAGCGCAAACTATACCCTAATTCAAACAGGGCTTCCGCTAGTACTGGCCCCAGTTATTGAGGCATCTCATCCTGTGATAATGCAAGAATGGAACGGTGAGAACCACGAGAAAATCGCCGATCTAATTGCCAGATACAGTCGCTATTTCTTGATCCTTGGCATCCCCGCGACCATCTTTGCGGCGGTAATTAGCCGTCCACTTAGTATTCTCGCTCTTGGAACTGACTTCAGAGCTGGTTACGTTATAATCCCAATAATTGCAGTATCTCTATTCATTTGGAACTTTGCCATGATTGGCCACAAAGGGTTGGAAGTACAGGATGAGACCGGTTTAATGAGCTTTGGAATTGGTTTGGCAGTTTTGGCGAATATTGTATTGAACTACATAGCAATTCCACTATATGGGTTCCTTGGAGCGGCAGTGGCGACGCTTATTAGCACCGGTATATATACAATATACGCGTACCTAATGTCTATACGGACAGTCCAGTGGGAGATTCCCAAGTCCACTGTGTTCCGAGTAGGACTTAGCGGCCTGTTAATGAGCCTGATTAGTGGATCTGGATATCTATTTCCGGATTGGTCAGTCGCAGGACCGGTCATTAGTGGCCTTAGTGGAGGGATCGGATATCTCGCTCTTTTGATTCTACTTGGTGAATTTGATGAGAAAGAAATAGGTAAAATATCATACATTATTGACTATGTTCGACTCTGA
- a CDS encoding NAD-dependent epimerase/dehydratase family protein has product MRNQRILVTGGAGFIGSNLANHLATDNDVVALDDGYLGTEANLDDAVEYVEASVLGEELPTDVDVVFHLAALSSYAMHEENPQQGARVNVEGFVNVVEQAVQDGCETVVYASTSSIYGNRTEPSPEDMPVHVNTGYEASKLAREKYAEYYSNFHDITCAGMRFFSVYQGYGGSEEHKGEYANVIAQFADDMADGEAPVLYGDGTQTRDFTHVDDIVRGLELAADEQLDGIYNLGTGESYTFNALVDMLNTELGTDIEPEYVENPIPEDVYVHDTMADNTKMRDATGWEPQISFEEGIEEVCAQYQ; this is encoded by the coding sequence ATGCGAAATCAGCGTATCCTCGTCACAGGGGGTGCCGGCTTCATCGGCTCGAACCTCGCGAACCACCTCGCCACGGACAACGACGTCGTCGCGCTCGACGACGGCTACCTCGGCACCGAAGCGAACCTCGATGACGCCGTTGAGTACGTCGAAGCGAGCGTCCTCGGCGAGGAGCTGCCGACGGACGTCGATGTCGTCTTCCACCTCGCCGCATTGTCGTCGTACGCGATGCACGAGGAGAACCCCCAGCAGGGCGCCCGCGTCAACGTCGAGGGGTTCGTCAACGTCGTCGAGCAAGCCGTCCAAGACGGCTGCGAAACCGTCGTGTATGCCTCGACGTCCTCCATCTATGGCAACCGCACCGAACCCAGCCCCGAAGACATGCCCGTCCACGTCAATACGGGCTACGAAGCCTCGAAATTAGCGCGTGAGAAATACGCCGAATACTACTCGAACTTCCACGACATCACCTGTGCCGGAATGCGCTTCTTCTCCGTTTACCAGGGCTATGGGGGCAGCGAAGAACACAAGGGCGAGTACGCCAACGTCATCGCCCAGTTCGCCGACGACATGGCCGACGGCGAGGCGCCCGTCCTCTACGGCGACGGCACGCAGACCCGCGACTTCACGCACGTCGACGACATCGTTCGCGGCCTCGAACTCGCCGCCGACGAGCAATTGGACGGCATCTACAACCTCGGTACCGGCGAGAGCTACACCTTCAACGCACTCGTAGACATGCTGAATACGGAGTTAGGAACCGACATCGAGCCCGAATACGTCGAGAACCCGATTCCCGAAGACGTGTACGTCCACGACACCATGGCGGATAACACGAAGATGCGCGACGCAACCGGCTGGGAGCCCCAGATCTCGTTTGAGGAGGGCATCGAGGAAGTGTGTGCGCAGTATCAGTAG